The DNA segment CCAGAAATATAGTCTTCGGTTTGTTTTTCTTGTGGATTCGTGAAAAGTTCGGATGTTCCTGAAAATTCCACAACTTCTCCTAAATAAAAGAAAGAAGTATAGTCAGAAACCCGCGCTGCTTGTTGCATATTATGCGTTACGATAATGATAGTATATTTATTTTTCAGTTCATTGATTAAATCTTCAATTTTACTTGTTGAAATGGGATCAAGTGCAGAAGCTGGTTCATCGAGTAGTAACACTTTGGGCTGCATAGCAACTGCTCTAGCGATACAAAGACGTTGTTGCTGACCACCAGAAAGAGATAGCGCACTTTTTCCTAAATCGTCTTTTACTTCGTCCCAGAGAGCGGCACGGCGCAAGCTTTTTTCGACACGCTCCATGATTTCTTTTTTGTTCTTCATACCATGGCGTTTAAGGCCAAAAGCAACATTTTCAAAGATAGATTTTGTAAATGGATTCGGTTTTTGGAATACCATCCCGATTTCTTTACGAACATTGTACAAATCGACTTCTTTACGATTAATATTAATGTCATCGTATAAGATTTTACCCTCCATACGACAACCATCAATTTCATCGTTCATCCGATTTAATGCTCTTAAATAAGTGGATTTCCCACAACCAGATGGTCCAATAAGCGCTGTAACTTTATTTTCAGGGAAAGTTAAGTCAACACCTTTAATGGCGTGATTATCCCCGTAATATACATGCAAATCCTCTGTCGCCATCGCAGCAGGAAGTGAATGAGGATCTGGTGTTGCTTGTAAAATAGTACTGATTTCAGGTTTCTTTGTTAACATCATTTTAATCTCCTTTTCCTGGCTTTTTACGATGAAGTCATGCGTTTATAAACAACTTTTCCAAGCAAGCGTGCTAAAATGTTGAAAAGTAATACAGAGAGAATTAATACAGCAGACGCCCCGTCAGAAACAGCTTGCGCATCTGGCATAATTCCTTCTCCATTAATTTTCCAAATATGAACAGCAAGTGTTTCTGCTGGTCGGAAAATATTAAGTGGTGATGTTGGATTGACCGGATTCCAGTCAGTAAAATCAAGTATCGGCGTACTTTGTCCAGCTGTAAAAATTAACGCCGCTGCTTCACCAAATACTCGCCCAGCTGCTAAAATAACACCCGTAATAATGGCAGGAAGTGCGGCTGGAACAAGCACTCGCGTAATCGTTTCCCATCTGGATAGACCAAGAGCGAGTCCCGCTTCACGTTGCGTATTTGGAATTGCATTAAGTGCCTCTTCGACAACCCGAATTAATAATGGTAAATTGAAAATCGTTAGTGTAAGCGCCCCGGAAATAACGGAGAAGCTCCACCCCATTTGAATAACAAAAACAAGGAAACCAAATAGTCCTACAACAATAGATGGAAGTGAGGAAAGCACTTCAATCGTTGTTCGAATTAAATCTGTAATCCAATTTTTACGTGCATATTCTGCCATATAAATTCCCGCACCGAGCGAGATAGGGACAGAAATAATCATTGTAATAACCAGCATATAAAATGAATTCCAGATTTCTGGACCGATTCCGCCACCAGCTTGGAACGACTGTGGTGGGGTCGTCAAAAACTTCCAGCTAAGTTGCGGAACACCTTTTACTAAAATATAGCCTAATAATCCGGCTAAGATAATGACAATAAATACAGCAATGGCATAGAAAACACCTGTCGCGATTTTATCTTTTGTTTTTACATTCATTTGACTTTCCTCCTACGTCCGATGAAACGGATCACAATGATGAAGAATAGTGACATTGCTAGTAGCACCATTGCTAGTGACCACAGGATATTATTATCAAGTGTACCCATAACTGTATTTCCCATGCCCATTGTTAAAATACTCGTTAATGTAGAGGCTGGCTCAAATAATGATGTTGGAATAACAGCAGAGTTCCCGATAACCATTTGTACAGCAAGAGCTTCACCGAATGCACGTGCCATTCCGAAAACAATCGCTGTTAAAATACCTGAACGCGAACTACGTAGTACAACTTTCCAAATCGTCTGGAAACGTGTTGCTCCAAGCGCCAAAGAAGCTTCTCGGTAATGACGTGGAACAGATTTTATCGCATCCACACTGAGTGAAGTAACAGTCGGCAAAATCATTACTGTTAAAACAACTGTCGCGGCTGCAATACCAAATCCACTTCCCGAAATATGGTCGCGAATAAATGGAACAACAACGCTTAGTCCAATGAATCCATAAACAACAGATGGAATACCAACTAATAGTTCCATAACTGGTTGTAAAACTTTCTTCCCAAACTTAGGCGAAATTTCCACCATAAAGATTGCTGCTCCAATAGCAAGTGGACCTGCAATACAAGCAGCAAAAAGTGTTACTGCAAATGAACCAATAATCATTGGCAAAGCTCCAACCAACGGATTACCACTTGCGTCTTTTTGTGAAGGATTCCAGTCAGTCCCAGTTATAAAATCAACAAAAGATACTTTATTAACAGTAAATGTAGCTATACCTTTCGATATAACAAAAAACAAAATAGACGCTGCGGCAATGACCATGATTGAAATACAGATGAATGTAATAATTTTGCCTCTAGTTTCTAGATGCGCCTTTTTAGAAGTTTGTGTAAGCTTCTTTTCTTTTATCGCTTCCAAGTCACGTAAGCTCCTTTCTCCTCCCATGTTTACTCCTAACATGGGTATACGTCTATCCTGATATTACTAGGATAGACGCCCATTTCATTCTTTTTTATTTTACGTCAGTTAGTTTACCAGATGCATCGCGGTCCACTTTCATGGATTTGATTGATTGGTAACCAAGTTGTGGTACGATATTATTTTGTACTTCATCAGAAGTCATATATTTTAAGAAAGTTTTTGTTAGACCTTTTGGTTCGCCATTTGTATACATGTGCTCATAAGACCAGATTTTCCAATCGTTTGTTGCTACTTTTTCTTCTGTTGGTTCTACGCCGTCTAATGAAAGGCCAACTACAGAGGCATCAATGTAAGAGAATGCTAAGTAACTAATTGCTCCTGGAGTTTCGCTTACGATTTTACGAACTGTACCAGAGGAATCTTGTTCTTGTGCTTTAACTGGTGTTTTACCATCTAGTCCCCATTTTTCAAAAGTGGCGCGTGTTCCACTTCCTTCTGCACGGTTGATGATGGTGATTTTTTCGTCTTTACCGCCAACATCTTTCCAGTTAGTTGTTTTACCAGTGAAGATATCAATTAATTGTTGTTTTGTAATATTTTTAACGCCTACATCTTTATTTACTACTGGTGCCATTCCGACAACTGCTACACGATGGTCAACTAGTTTCGAAGCATCAACGCCATCTTTTTCTTCAGCGAATACATCCGAGTTACCAATTTCTACTGCACCTTGTTGTACTTGTGTTAAACCAGTTCCAGAACCGCCACCTTGCACATTAATTTGTGCTTTAGGGTTCGTGTTTGTAAATTCTTTGGAAGCTGCTTCAACGAGTGGTTGAAGTGCTGTAGAACCTACTGCTGTTAATGAGCCAGAAACTTCTTTATCCCCTTTGGTTGATCCGTTTGCTTTATCTGCTGAACTGCTGTCACTTCCACATGCTGCGAAGACAAGCATTACTGCTGCTAACATTGCTACTATTCCCAAATACTTCTTTTTCATTATCTTATTCCCACCTTGTTTTTTTAATTGTTATTCCTTACAAGTATTACTATAACGTCTGAGATTTAAGGTGGTGTGTAGCTAATGTTAAGTAATTGTAAATTACCTCTTTTTTTGTAGAAAATGTAAACTTTTTTATGAATATCTTTCAAACAGAAGGCAAAACAGTAAATTATTGCACCAAATTTATTCCTTTCGTAAATAAAATAAAAATATCCTGTAGGAAAGATTACATTCATTCCTACAGGATATTTATTAGGCTTTTTTTGGTAAAGTTACTCGGAAAGTCGAGCCAACTTCTTCTTGACTTTCCACTTCGATTCGTCCACCACAGTTTTCAACTAGATGTTTGACGATGGAAAGTCCAAG comes from the Listeria welshimeri serovar 6b str. SLCC5334 genome and includes:
- the pstA gene encoding phosphate ABC transporter permease PstA, with the translated sequence MNVKTKDKIATGVFYAIAVFIVIILAGLLGYILVKGVPQLSWKFLTTPPQSFQAGGGIGPEIWNSFYMLVITMIISVPISLGAGIYMAEYARKNWITDLIRTTIEVLSSLPSIVVGLFGFLVFVIQMGWSFSVISGALTLTIFNLPLLIRVVEEALNAIPNTQREAGLALGLSRWETITRVLVPAALPAIITGVILAAGRVFGEAAALIFTAGQSTPILDFTDWNPVNPTSPLNIFRPAETLAVHIWKINGEGIMPDAQAVSDGASAVLILSVLLFNILARLLGKVVYKRMTSS
- the pstB gene encoding phosphate ABC transporter ATP-binding protein PstB produces the protein MLTKKPEISTILQATPDPHSLPAAMATEDLHVYYGDNHAIKGVDLTFPENKVTALIGPSGCGKSTYLRALNRMNDEIDGCRMEGKILYDDININRKEVDLYNVRKEIGMVFQKPNPFTKSIFENVAFGLKRHGMKNKKEIMERVEKSLRRAALWDEVKDDLGKSALSLSGGQQQRLCIARAVAMQPKVLLLDEPASALDPISTSKIEDLINELKNKYTIIIVTHNMQQAARVSDYTSFFYLGEVVEFSGTSELFTNPQEKQTEDYISGNFG
- the pstC gene encoding phosphate ABC transporter permease subunit PstC; this translates as MEAIKEKKLTQTSKKAHLETRGKIITFICISIMVIAAASILFFVISKGIATFTVNKVSFVDFITGTDWNPSQKDASGNPLVGALPMIIGSFAVTLFAACIAGPLAIGAAIFMVEISPKFGKKVLQPVMELLVGIPSVVYGFIGLSVVVPFIRDHISGSGFGIAAATVVLTVMILPTVTSLSVDAIKSVPRHYREASLALGATRFQTIWKVVLRSSRSGILTAIVFGMARAFGEALAVQMVIGNSAVIPTSLFEPASTLTSILTMGMGNTVMGTLDNNILWSLAMVLLAMSLFFIIVIRFIGRRRKVK
- a CDS encoding phosphate ABC transporter substrate-binding protein, with protein sequence MKKKYLGIVAMLAAVMLVFAACGSDSSSADKANGSTKGDKEVSGSLTAVGSTALQPLVEAASKEFTNTNPKAQINVQGGGSGTGLTQVQQGAVEIGNSDVFAEEKDGVDASKLVDHRVAVVGMAPVVNKDVGVKNITKQQLIDIFTGKTTNWKDVGGKDEKITIINRAEGSGTRATFEKWGLDGKTPVKAQEQDSSGTVRKIVSETPGAISYLAFSYIDASVVGLSLDGVEPTEEKVATNDWKIWSYEHMYTNGEPKGLTKTFLKYMTSDEVQNNIVPQLGYQSIKSMKVDRDASGKLTDVK